In Corynebacterium sp. P4-C1, the sequence CCTCGGGCAGGAAGGAGTAGCGCGGGTCGTCGGTCTGCGCGTACTCGTTGTCCGGGTCGATCTCCGGCGGCGGAGTGTCGTAGGAGCGGCGCCACTCCATGAACTGCTCCTCACCGAATTCCTCGCGGATCTCAGTCTTGTTCAGGCCCTGCAGCTTGCCGTAGTGGCGCTCGTTGAGGCGCCAGTTGCGCTCGACGGGGATCCAGTGCCGGTCCGCCTCGTTCAGCGCGATATTGGCGGTGCGGATGGCGCGGCGCAGAAGCGAGGTGAAGACGACGTCGGGGAGGATCCCCTTCTCCTTCATCAGCTTGCCGGCGTTGACGGCTTCAGCTTCGCCTTTTTCGGTCAGGTCGACGTCGACCCAGCCGGTGAATTGGTTGGATTCGTTCCACTGGCTCTGTCCGTGGCGGACAAGGATTAGCTTTCCGTTGCTCATGGTTCCAGCATGCCAGTTTCGTCTCTGGTCCGCTGTGGAACGCGTTCAACAGGAGCAACAGAACTCACAGACGAGATGCGCCACGGAAGGGACGAAAGTGTTCTACATTCACTTGTGTGATTTCGCGTCGTACTATTGCTCCATTTGCCATTCTCGGCCTCGCGCTGAGCCTCACTCCGATCGCCCAGGCGGCTCCGGAGAGAGGTGCTGAGCAGGTTGCCGCCGCAATCGCAGCTCCGGGTGCACCCATGCGTGTGCGCCCGTTCGACGTGGAGCACCCGTACGGGCCGGATCAGCCGGACACCTACGAGCTCACGGGAGTGCACACCCACCCGGAGATGTACACGCGGTCGTGCTCGCAGGGGCCGGTCGGCGAGGTCGCGCTCGACAACGGCGGGAAGCAGCGCGTCATGCTCACGGCGGGGCACTGCGTCTCGGGCGAGTCCGACTTCGGCGTGATCATGGGCCAGGACGTCTACGCCCCGGTCCGCGGCGGGTACGAGCGCGTGGGCACGACCGGAATGGTGCGCACTGTCAACGTTCCCAGCGGGTACGACAGCTTATCGACGGCCGCCCGCAAGGCCCGCAACTCCACCGACTGGGGCATCGTGGTGCTGGATCCCGCCGCCGAAGCTGACGGCGCTTCCGCCTCCCGCGACCGCTTCGGCGGCAACGCCAGCAGCCCCGTTCCTCTGACCGGTGTGCGCGACTACCCCACCCTGGTGCCCGGCCAGTTCCGCCTAGACAACTTCGGTCAGCCGCTGTGCAAAGACGGTGACGTGGGGGCGCGTAAGTGCGGTTTCCAGATCCTCTACACCTCCGACTCGGTGTGGAGCTGGGGTCTCGACTACGCGCCGGGCGATTCTGGCGGTGTCAACTACGACCCGAAGTCGGGCGAGATCGTCGGCATGACGTCAATGGCTCTCGGCCCGTTGGGGACCGCGCAGCGCGCCGACCGCGCCCTCGAAGAGGGCTACGGCATCGCCGACGGCCAGGTCAACGAGAAATTCACCCCGGCTGCACCGGCAGAAAAGCGCGCCGACTTTGTCACCTCCGACGAGGAGACGCAGGAAGTCCAGCAGTACCTGGTGGACAACAACCCTTCCATCCCCGCAGAACAGCTCACTCCGCCCACCCCGAAGCAGCAGTTCGACACGGCGGTCGGCGCGGCCCAGCGAGACGCCGCGGCCATCGCCGGCGACACCCAGACTTTCGCCGCCAGCGCCGCAGTCGCAGTGGCCACGGGTGCCGCCAGCCCAGAGGAAGTCGGCGAGGCCGCCAACCACTTCGGCAACGCCGTGGGCGCCTACGCTTCCGCCCACGCGGACAATGTCGCGGCCGCGGGTCTGAATTGGGCCCTGGACGAATTCGGCTACAACTAGCCTGCCCGCCGGCCGCCCGCCGCGGACTAGTCGTGCTCGGGCCGCGCGCCAGTCGCGCGGTTAGTCGCCAGTGGCGTGGCGCCGCTCGGTCGCGGGTTCGAACCCGTCGCGGGCCTCTTCGTACACCCGCGTCAGCGAAGCCGCGGATTCGGACCAGCTGAACTTCGCGGCGCGCTCGACGGCGGCTTCGGCCATGGAGATGCGGCGGGCGTCGTCGTCAAGCAAAGCTCCGAGCGCCTCCGCCCACGCCGCCGGATCGTGCCCGTCGACCAGCACCCCCGTCTCCCCGTCCGCGACAGCCAGCGGCAACCCGCCCACGCGCGCCGCGACCACCGGCGTGCCCGTGGCCTGCGCCTCCACCGCCACCAATCCGAAAGACTCGTTGTAGCTGGGCACCGCCACAATATCCGCCGCCTGATAAACCGCCACCAGCTCCTCCGGCGGACGCGGCCCCAAGAAACGCACCGTGCGGCTCAACCCCAGCTTGTGCGCGAACGAACGGTAATAGTCCACCGACGCATCGCTTCCCGACGCCCCACCGCACAGAATCACCCGCAGATTCCTCCCCGGGTCCCGCTCCACCATCTCCGCGACCGCCCGCAGCAGCACCTGCGGCCCCTTGAACTCCTGCAGTCGGCCCACGAACGCAACGACCTCGCTATCCACCGGAATGCCCAGGTGGCGGCGGGTGCGCTCCGTGTTGCGGTTCGTCCCTGGGGTGTACAAACGCGTGTCCGCACCCGGGGTGACCACGCGGATGCGGCACGGATCGACGTCGTAATGCCAGCTCAACTGCTCGATCTCGTCCTCGGTGTTGACCACCAGAACATCCGCGTTGTCCACGAGCTGCTGCTCGCAGATCCGGCGCGCCTCCGTTTCCGGCGATTCCCCGCCCACCTTCTTCTGCGCAGCGTTTTTCACCGCCGCCCACGTGTGGCCGGTGTGGATGAGCGGCACCCGCACAAGGTCGCGCAAGAGCCACCCCACTTGGCCCGAGAGCCAATAATGCGAGTGGATCAGGTCGTAACTGCACCCCTCGTCGCGCGTGAATTGCACGATGCCGCCCGCGAATGCCGCGAGTTGGGTGGGCAGCTCCTCCTTCGCCAACCCCTCGTACGGGCCAGCGACAATATTGACCACCCGCAGCTTGTCCGTGACCTGCACGACCTCGCCCTGGCTCGGGCGGGTGGCGCGCGTGAACACATCCACCTCCACCCCGGCGGCGGCGAGCTCCCGCGCAATATTGAGGACATAGACATTCATTCCGCCCGCGTCACCGGAACCTGGTTGCTCGAGCGGAGAGGTGTGCATGGAGATCATCGCGACGCGCATACACACAGTCTAGGAACCTTCCCCCGGGGTCAGCGCGCGTGCTTGTGCCACTCCCCGAAGTCCGCCGCGATCGTCGCCGCCAAATTCCGGTAGGCCCGCAACGTGTTGGGACGCAGCCTGTCAATGTCCACCACCGCCCCCGCCGCCAGGTGGGGGTCGTACGGCACCACGTGCACCGCGCGGGTCCGCGCCGCGAAATGCGCGACTACGGCATCCATGTCGACCGCCGGTTTCGGCGACGACGGGGCCGACACCACGACCACCGCATGCGCCGCCAACCGGCCGTAGCCGTGCAGCTCCAGCCAATCCAGCGTCGCCGCCGCCGACTGTGCCCCGTCGAGTGCCGGCGAGCTGACCAGCACCAGTGTGTTGGCCAAGTCGAGCACCCCCGCCATGGCCGAGTGCATCAACCCGGTTCCGCAGTCAGTCAGGATGAGGTTGTAGTGGTGCTGCAGGATATCCACCGCGCGCCGGTAGTCCGATTCGCTAAAGGCCTCGGACACCGCCGGGTCTCGCTCGCTGCCGATCACCTCCAACCGGGAAGCGCCCTGCGTCGTGAACGCCTTGATCTGTGCGTACCGCGCCGTGTCCTCCGCCGTGAGCAGGTCACGGATCGTCGCCGGCCCCGGTGCCGCCACGCGCTGGGCGAGGGTGCCGAAGTCCGGGTTCGCGTCGATCGCGATCACCCGGTCCCCGCGCGTTTGCGCCAGCACCGATCCCAACGCCACCGTCGTCGTGGTCTTGCCCACTCCGCCTTTCAGCGACATCACCGCAATGCGGTAGTCCCCGCGCAGCGGCGTCCGGATCGCCTCAGTCACCCGCGCCCGCCGCTCCTCCCGGCGCGACTGCCCAGGGTTCACCTTCCCGCCCGTCGCCCCGTACACGAGCTTGCGCCACCCCTGCCGCGGCGGCGCCTTGACCGGTCGCACAATGTCGATGTGCTCCAGCGACGGGAAGGGCGCCTGTTGCGCCGGCGGCGCTAGCTGGGGTGGCTGAGCTGGCGGTACTGGCAGTGTTGATTGAACCGACTGTGCCGGCCCTGCCTCGGGTTCGAGGCCAGGCGCTTGCGCCTGCACCGCCGCGTGCGCCTGCTCCGGCGCACGGTGCAGGCCCACCCCCATTTCCGGCACCCACTCCCCGAGGCCGGTGTTGGCGTACCTGCGGTATTGAATGTCAGTCACGTCTTCCTCCCCCAAGGCATCTCGCTGATGAGTGACTCACTCCGTGACATTACGTGGGCGGGCACCGCCTGTGGGGCCAGCGATGTCTACTTCAGTGCGCATTGCATGGCGCGCGGGTGCGAAACGCCCCTCATTACCCCCATTTCGTGACCGAGATCATAAATTATCTGACATCCCACTCAAATCACTTATATACTTTGTCGAAGTAAATCAATGGGGAATTTACTGAACACCGAACGATCAACCGACGAGACACTTCAACGGAGGGCAGAACATTGTCGGCATTCGAAGAAAAGGCCTGGCTGTCAAGCTACGCAGAGTGGACCCCGCCGGAGGTCGAACTGGGCGACGACACCCTGCTGGACCTCTATGAGGACACCCTTTCGAAGCATTCCTACAAGAACGCCATGTGGTTCTTCGGCCGCACGATCACATATTCCGAGCTGGACAAGCAGGTCCGCAGCTGCGCCGCCGGCCTGAAAGCATTCGGTGTCCGCCCGGGCGACCGTGTGGCGATTGTCCTGCCGAACTGCCCCCAGTTCGCGATCACCTTCCTGGCGGCGCTGCGCCTCGGCGCTTCCGTCGTGGCGCACAACCCGCTGTACACCGCGCACGAGCTGCGCGGCCAGTTCAACGATCACGGCGCCCGCGTCGCCGTCATGTGGGACAAGTCGGTCGAAGCACTCGCCTCCCTGCGCAACGACACTCCGCTGGAGACCATCGTCTCCGTCGACATGACCAAGGCCATGCCGAAGTACATGGAGCTGGCGCTGAAGTACGTGCCGCTGAAGAAACTGCGCGAATCCCGCAAGAAGCTCTCCGGACCGGCTCCGGACACCATCCCGTTCGAGACTCTCCTGTCCGCCGCATTCGGCGGTGAGGGCCACAACCTTGAAACCCCGGAGATCACGCAGGACACCACCGCGGTCATCCTGTACACCTCAGGCACCACCGGTGAACCGAAGGGTGCGCAGATCACCCACGGCAACTTCAACCACCAGATGAAGGCCGGCCGCGCCTGGATGAAGGACCTGGGCAAGGAAGAGGAGAAGGTCCTGGCGATCTTGCCGCTGTTCCACGTCTACGGTCTCGCCCTGAACTTGGGTCTGGGCCTACTGGTCGGCGCGGAGATCACCCTGCTTCCGGCGCCGGAGCCGGACCTGATCCAGGACGCTCTGAAGCGCAATCCGCCCACCTTCGTCCCGGGCGTGCCCACCCTGTACCAGCGCATTGCCGCGTCGGCGGCGGAGAAGGGCCAGAAGCTGTCTTCGATCCGCAATTCCTTCTCCGGCGCGTCGACGCTTCCGGTCTCCACTGTCGAGGCGTGGGAGAAGATCACCGGCGGCAAGCTGGTGGAGGGCTACGGCCTGACCGAGACCGCGCCGATCGTCACCGCGAACCCGATGGACGGCAGCCGCCGCCCGGGC encodes:
- a CDS encoding phosphoglyceromutase encodes the protein MSNGKLILVRHGQSQWNESNQFTGWVDVDLTEKGEAEAVNAGKLMKEKGILPDVVFTSLLRRAIRTANIALNEADRHWIPVERNWRLNERHYGKLQGLNKTEIREEFGEEQFMEWRRSYDTPPPEIDPDNEYAQTDDPRYSFLPEVPRTECLKDVVERFTPYYIDSVLPEVLAGKYVMLAAHGNSLRALVKYLDNISDEEIAGLNIPTGMPLVYEFDADGNVTNPGGTYLDPEAAAAGAAAVANQGNK
- the mshA gene encoding D-inositol-3-phosphate glycosyltransferase, with amino-acid sequence MRVAMISMHTSPLEQPGSGDAGGMNVYVLNIARELAAAGVEVDVFTRATRPSQGEVVQVTDKLRVVNIVAGPYEGLAKEELPTQLAAFAGGIVQFTRDEGCSYDLIHSHYWLSGQVGWLLRDLVRVPLIHTGHTWAAVKNAAQKKVGGESPETEARRICEQQLVDNADVLVVNTEDEIEQLSWHYDVDPCRIRVVTPGADTRLYTPGTNRNTERTRRHLGIPVDSEVVAFVGRLQEFKGPQVLLRAVAEMVERDPGRNLRVILCGGASGSDASVDYYRSFAHKLGLSRTVRFLGPRPPEELVAVYQAADIVAVPSYNESFGLVAVEAQATGTPVVAARVGGLPLAVADGETGVLVDGHDPAAWAEALGALLDDDARRISMAEAAVERAAKFSWSESAASLTRVYEEARDGFEPATERRHATGD
- a CDS encoding MinD/ParA family protein: MTDIQYRRYANTGLGEWVPEMGVGLHRAPEQAHAAVQAQAPGLEPEAGPAQSVQSTLPVPPAQPPQLAPPAQQAPFPSLEHIDIVRPVKAPPRQGWRKLVYGATGGKVNPGQSRREERRARVTEAIRTPLRGDYRIAVMSLKGGVGKTTTTVALGSVLAQTRGDRVIAIDANPDFGTLAQRVAAPGPATIRDLLTAEDTARYAQIKAFTTQGASRLEVIGSERDPAVSEAFSESDYRRAVDILQHHYNLILTDCGTGLMHSAMAGVLDLANTLVLVSSPALDGAQSAAATLDWLELHGYGRLAAHAVVVVSAPSSPKPAVDMDAVVAHFAARTRAVHVVPYDPHLAAGAVVDIDRLRPNTLRAYRNLAATIAADFGEWHKHAR
- a CDS encoding long-chain-fatty-acid--CoA ligase; this encodes MSAFEEKAWLSSYAEWTPPEVELGDDTLLDLYEDTLSKHSYKNAMWFFGRTITYSELDKQVRSCAAGLKAFGVRPGDRVAIVLPNCPQFAITFLAALRLGASVVAHNPLYTAHELRGQFNDHGARVAVMWDKSVEALASLRNDTPLETIVSVDMTKAMPKYMELALKYVPLKKLRESRKKLSGPAPDTIPFETLLSAAFGGEGHNLETPEITQDTTAVILYTSGTTGEPKGAQITHGNFNHQMKAGRAWMKDLGKEEEKVLAILPLFHVYGLALNLGLGLLVGAEITLLPAPEPDLIQDALKRNPPTFVPGVPTLYQRIAASAAEKGQKLSSIRNSFSGASTLPVSTVEAWEKITGGKLVEGYGLTETAPIVTANPMDGSRRPGYIGVPFPNTLVRIVDPDNPTELMPDGEPGELVVKGPQVMKGYLNKPEANEKAFVDGYFRTGDMGVMEEDGWIRLVSRIKEMIITGGFNVYPDEVENVMRAHRDIADIAVVGRPREDGSEDVVACVTLEEGAALDPQGLQDFARERLTPYKVPRTFYHFEELQRDMTGKIRRREVQQSLIDRLNAGTAADGENADGSPEEPTEEQIEKGAKENGWSLEKAPEDSAGAEADGANAEADATEGDAGRHRLDEEN